The DNA segment GACCCTGCCCTGACAGAGACGACAGGCCACTGGCACAGGAATCAAAGCCGCGTTCCTGATGCCGTCTCGAAGCGCTTGTTCAAAATGATTACGCTGAGACAAATCCTCTCACACATCAGACTGAGAGATTGGTTTATCTCTGTGGATTTAAAGGATGCTTATTTCACATTCAGGTAGCCCCTCACCACAGGCATTTTCTGAGATTTGCATTCAAGGGGATAGCGTACCAATTCACGGTCCTACCCTTCGGCTTATCCCTGGCTCCTCGTAGGTTTACGAAATGCATGGATGCCGTTCTATCTCCTCTGAAACGGAGCGGAATGCGCATCCTGAACTATCTCAATGATTGGCTGGTCGTAGCCCAATCAGAGAGCACACTGCTCAGTGACAAGCTCAGACTCCTCGCTCATCTTCAGCGCTTTTAGGGCTGACTGTATATGCAAAAAAGCATGCTGGTACCGAACCAGAATGTTTCTCTTTTAGGAGTGGAGCTGAATTCAATCAATATGCGAACGTGTCTGTCGGAGGAGCGCTCACAAAAACTGATCAGTTTTATCGCAGTCTTAAAGTTAGGGCACTCTCCCCCACTGAAATGCTTTCACTGTCAATTGGCAACTCATGTATTGAGTTCAGACAGGTGATTGCAGACTCAACTTAAAGCCTAGGAAGGGTTATGTGTCTAAAGTGCTCATAGTTATagtaattagaatatcatggaaaagttattaattttttgtaattcaattcaaaaaagcaaactttcttattctagattcattgctcacaaactgaaatatttcaagagttttttgttttaattctgatgattacagcttacagcttaggaaaattacaaattcagtatctcaaaaaatttgaatattccattttgagcttgattagtttgattaattttgagtataaatactgggtacctcctgggatagtttagaacatgcaaccacaattatgggaaagactactgacttgacagttgtccagaagacgatcatcgacaccctccacaaggagggtaagtcaaagaaggtcattgctgaaagggctggctgttcacagagtgctgtatagaaatatattcatagaaagttgactggaaggaaaaagtgtggtaggaaaaggtgcacaagcaatgGGGTTGaacacagccttgggaagattgtcaggaaaagccgattcaagaacttgggagcgcttcacaaggagtggactgaagccagagtcggtgcttcaagagtcaccacactcagacgtcttcagaagatgggctacagctgtcacattcctagaaccaagccactccagaaccagaagaaaatgtaaaaagcatctcacctggggaAAGGAGAAATAGaactggggtctcatttataaatgttgcctacgcacaaaatgggcatattaacatgcgtacgcaattttccacgcacatattgtgatttataaaaactaaacttggcgtaaatatgtacgcaccgtatggacattctagaccatgcatatgaactctttttcctggagtgagaaaaataattaagtaaacagtgatttaaaactgttttcatgtcgatatacacatttacattaaatacttcactcgcattaatggagataaccactgaaattacataattttacaaaaaacataattacataattttattaacaataagctaaataattttcctgtggtatgctatgtcttaatgaaaataatgagtgctataggtgcacaataattcatctttaaactaaactacagatcacatgttatgagaaatattttagcgagaacaatgatcaaaGATGCTTatttacttcgatattatggtggacactgctggattcagtggtcaagcagtccattgtccggtataggaccaatgataatagcttactgtacaaccgcagctcagctgcacggaggtgttgatgtcgtgtgaaggcatctcaacaacttaatgaaaaataccactatacaggtgctggtcatataattagaatatcatcaaaaagttgatttattttactaattccattcaaaaagtgaaacttgtatattatgttcattcattacacacagactgatatatttaaaatgttcatttcttttaattttgatgattataactgacaactaaggaaaatcccaaattcagtatctcagaaaatttgaatattgtgaaaatgttcagtattgaagacacctggtgccacactctaatcagctaattaactcaaaacacctgcaaaggcctttaaatggtctcttagtctagttctgtaggctacacaatcatggggaagactgctgacttgatatttgtccaaaagacgaccattgacaccttgcacaaggaggccaagacacaaaaggtcattgcaaaagaggctggctgttcacagagctctgtgcccaagcacattaatagagaggcgaagggaaggaaaaggtgtggtagaaaaaagtgtacaagcaatagggataaccacaccctggagaggattgtgaaacaaaacccattcaaaaatgtgggggagattcacaaagagtggactgcagctagagtcagtgcttcaagaaccactacgcacagacgtatgcaagacatgggtttcagctgtcgcattccttgtgtcaagccactcttgaacaacagacagcgtcagaatgggctaaagacaaaaaggactggactgctgctgagtggtccaaagttatcctctctgatgaaagtaaattttgcatttcctttggaaatcagggtcccagagtctggaggaagagaggagaggcacacaatccacgttgcttgaggtccagtgtaaagtttccacagtcagtgatggtttgaggtgccatgtcatctgctggtgttggtccactgtgttttctgaggtccaaggtcaatgcagccacataccaggaagttttagagcacttaatgcttcctgctgctgaccaactttatggagatgtagatttcattttccaacaggacttggcacctgcacacagtgtcAAAGCtgccagtacctggtttaaggaccatggtatccctgttcttaattggccagcaaactcgcctgaccttaaccccatagaagatctatggggtattgtgaagaggaagatgcgatatgccagacccaacaatgcagaagagctgaaggccactatcagagcaacctgggctctcataacacctgagcggtgccacagactgatcgactccatgccatgcctcattgctgcagtaattcaggcaaaaggagccccaactaagtattgagtgctgtacatgctcctacttttcatgttcatacttttcagttggccaagatttctaaaaatcctttctttctattggtcttaagtaatattccaattttctgagatactgaatttgggattttccttagttgtcagttataatcatcaaaattaaaagaaataaacatttaaaatagatcagtctgtgtgtaatgaatgaatataatatacaagtttcactttttgaatggaattagtgaaataaatcaactttttgatgatattctaattatatgaccagcacctatatttgaaggatataaATAGGGGAGACCGGTAAGATTTGCACGGTTCCTTTTTAATATACTTTGCCAGTGacgagccgaatcagacaattgtatttacactgcaataaatatgggcctatctgtttccactaaaaatagctaaaagatgttcatcagcaaaactgcatacagtttttgatttgaattgtttaaaacaattgaattgatgtccccatctcatatttccttaatgtctctgtgttaaacatggtgtcacgtgcatgggaatatgcatggaaatgatatgcagatgaggttatgcatagtaaaactaggtgtTGTAAGCTCCAAATATAgttatttcggggaggagacgaggtggagatgcacgtacgcacaatcttcccctgactgggatttataaagggatttttgcattCGTTCTGGCATACGcatgaaaacttttgtgcgtacgcaaaatctagcttttgtgcctacgtacacttttaggatgaaatctacagagagttttataaatgaaacccctggactgttgctcagtggtccacagtcctcttttcagatgaaagtaaattttgcatttcatttcgaAATCAAgctctggagtctggaggaagactggagaggcacagaattcaaagtccagtgtgaagtttcctaagtgatgatttggggtgccgtgacgtctgctggtgttggttccttgtgttttatcaagtccaaagtcactgcagccatctaccaggagattttggagcactttatgtttccatctgctgacaagctttatggagatgctgatttcattttgcagcaggactttagcacctacccacagtgccaaaaccacttgcaagtggtttgctgaccatgatattactgtgtttgattggccagccaattcacctgacctgaacctcacagagaatctatggggtattgtgaagagaaagataagtaacatcagaaaaacaatacagaggaactgaaggccgctatcaaagcaacctgggtttcaataacacctcagcagtgccacaggctgatcaccttcatgccacgccgcaaTGAAGCAGTAATTcgagcaaaaggagccccaaccaagtattgagtgcataattaaacctattTTGGAGAtcttaaacatttgttttgtaaatctttttttgattgatctttgagaaaatatttgaattttttgagatttttctaatttttctaagctgtaagtcgtaaccatcagaattaaaacaaaaaaactcttgttCTCTGATAGGAAGACAATCAAGCTGTGATCCTGAGTACAAACAGATAcagaaattcatatttaaaataaaatgtatgacagtGATGACTGAACATCTAAGATTTAAATGCTAAATAAGCAAGCAGGATCTTCAGTAAACTTCACTAGACTTTACTGTATGAATTCAGTATACACTGATTCTAATCAAAGTtaatcagtcaagagcagtgaacgattcttttttgtttgtttttttagttgattAACATTAAATCCGTGCAATTTCATTAATGTACTTACACGCATCCAGttttctgtttacattcacttaggACGTAAATTACTGTTTATGTAAACCTTGAGTGAATCgacagtttaaaggggtcatatgatgttgctaaaaagaacattattttgtgtatttggtgtaatgaaatgtgtttatgcggtttaaggtaaaaaaaaacaacacattttccacatactgtatattattatttctcctctatgccccgccttctgaaacgcgttgattttcacaaggctcatctctctgaaaagcgaggtgtgctgtgatatgcctagagtgagccgcggccggcttgaatgagcagaggcgggcggcttgagaacggtgcggcaggtggattctacaaaggagcgtaccttggtcttgcagcaaccacatgtgacgaccccaggctggacacCACTTCGTGCACAGTGAAAACCAAtccggcaatccacagtgcaaagttgatgtatttcctcagccaccagcacggatcagctccaggcatgacgaagcggatatcgtcctcttttggaaggcaacaaagtagtttcgctttcacagtgaaacacacagcgtctatatgacatggcagcggcaacaacaatactacaatgagaataaaaggtacgccttctttctttgcgtgaacatctgggctgcattatgcaaatcttcccacatagtgatgtagatatgtgggggcgtgttagaacgagccgtttcagggggcgtggacaagtctcaacttttataaaaaatatctctttggatttgagactttagtctgtgcaactttacagatcttctttattcaccaagagcttgtaacactccaaagagaaaggaaaatttgaaattgcatcatatgacacctttaagaGCAGTTAGCCATGAAGATCTTGGTTCTGTTTTCGCGCTGTGTGACTTTGCATGTGAGTGCAGAAACGCTTATGTCAGGACAGCACGCGAGTAAAATCATTCGAAGGTTAAAACTGTAATGGCTTTAAAAAGCCTGTCTATCGATATATACGCCCAGAACTACTGCTACAAAGTTAACATATGATGTGTATATTGAACTGCCACTGGTAATGTTACAATATCAACTGTAGCACGATTACGATCAAAGGCAGACTGtggagaattattatttttttgttcatgatCTAATACCGcaccttaatttaattttttttggggtgtgtcAGAGGGTGAAATATAACTACTGTGGACCATCCTGTTTTCGCATGGACCAAACAATCTGCCAATCaccaatatttaacatttaacataaatGTATCCGTACAATGTGTATTTTGGTCTCACAAAAGTTGTGACTCCGGCGTGCACCctcatgtttaaatgttaattccatatatagtaaaatatatgatAAAGAAAAGCTCTACTTATTTCACATAACAGCCACTTACCTTCACAGTGGATGAGCAGTCCTCTTCTGAGATCTGGTTTTCTAAAATGGCCACCAAAAATTGCGCATTTCAAAGTTAATCCAGTCCATCACGTGGCATCTGCTTGGATcataaaaaattgttaatttgacaatttttttgaGTATTGTTGATTTTACTCAAAATTACTTGTTTCTTTATTAAAGTAAATCATCAACTCAATATTTTATGTAACAGTTGTAGCTTCAACTTAAGTAATgtgcaaaactaaattttttaagtaaaatctatttattttaatgagccATATTTACTGAgggcaaataattttttacagtgtactcttTCAATGATTGTACCATCTAACGTTAAAATTTTCCATATCTTTTGTCTCATGAGTATGactaaaaatctaatattttgtcttttttgaatTTAATACCAGTTTCAACTGTAACAGTGAATGTTGTATTGCAATAAATGCATTCTGTAAATTCATCTGCATACAGATGTATATTAGCGGAATCCACTCCAAGGCCTAAATCATTCCTTTTTTGACTTGATAGAATAGGGAACTATAGTTTTCTAAAcatgcaggcacacacacacacacacacacacacacacacatagtttcaAACCATTTTAGAGCAGCTCCACTAAAACCTAATGACCTAAGTTCCTGAAACCATAGATTATGGTCAACAGAATCAAAAGCTTTTGAAAGGTCAACAAATAATGCTGCACatgacttttcttttttactaTGTATAGAGTTTATAATGTCATTTGTAACTAGCAGAGCTGTGGTTATGGTGTTATGACCTGCTCTAAAACCTGACTGGTgatctttaataatattatttttagtttaaaaaaatatgtatttcaaataatttagctAAAACTGGCTatataccattgtttgaagcaactgcataCCTTTTTATGAAactaaacaagctgaaaacactccttaaaaacttttattgcttttctatagcattaagcctcaaatgtcaactacaCATTGGTTtgaattgttctttaaaaaaagtaaaaatattcatGGTATCATAATGTTAtactaaagctaaaattaaaggggtcatatgatgcaatttcaatttttcctttctctttggagcgttacaagctcttggtgcaaaaagatctgtgaagttgcaaagacttaagtctcaaatccaaagagatattctttataaaagtttagagtcaaccacgccctcctaaaacggctcgttctaaccccacatctctacgtcactatgtgggaagatttgcataacaccgtccaagttttcacgcaaagaaagaaggcgtaactttaattctcgctgttgccgctggcacCATTTTGTGGAGAGGCTGTGTGTGtccttgtgaaagtgaaactttgtttggtcttcggaaaagaggacacaactagaaatcggtggtcaagttgtatttacaacactgttccagaacagttcaacccaaatattcagatgcagtgcattttatggaggtctgtttcctgatcctgggagagtagactacagtgcggctgttctgactcacagactgtaagtacgtttacatatttaaaggatttaccactgatgattcaaacatgagttttgagcagtgtaaagtagagcttgttgtttgtcatttctccgatcacaaatgcagagatggttttatgttgtatgtttctcttatggcttcagatgtttgttctattcgaacgtaagtaccctgcgaagtggacatcacaggatatttcgCCATGATTCCAGTATAAAGCAAACGTATAtcttccattcaaagtgcattgaagtgtgccatatttgaatttaaattgtatttatttacagaggtatatgatgtcacacttgtccgtgtgtgcagacgttgcgcagcacaaatctgtgaatgaatgttccgaagtgaagtaaacttcaacagtagggagcaatgaagactgtgtagggaccatgtcaatgggaacacagttcaggcacggagctcacttctatcgagctgattatctgaataaggtgtgttaacaaagagagacatgcaaaatatgcagagctggggggcgcgaggactggaattgcgaaccgctggtattgtcattataatccgtaattatgtccccactggatgcaacaaatgccttgtttataaggggttttaatgtttttgtctcggcgctccgggacacacggcatcacagtatagtaagggggataacatttccatcacacgcttgaggtattcatccaatcacaacacactggatagctggccaatcagagcacacctcgcttttcagaatgatgagctttataaaaatctacatgtttcagaaggcggggcaaagagaagaaacaataatgtacagtatgtggaaaataatgtgtttttttaaccttaaaccgcataaacacacttcataacaaccaaatacacaaaataatgttctgtttagcaacatcatataaccccattaaaacaactgaaaaaacccttaagataacctATAGAAATAACACACACACCTTTAGCATGCTGAATAATGCTAGTGAACTTTTTTCTTTgaacaattaaataattgtaattgtgCAATCCTAAGAGAATTAACTTTAAGCACAGTATTTCTGTTACAATGGGGCttaatttctaagtgaaaactaAACTATAAAACTGAACATAGTCGAGAGGATTAACTTTTCCcaattattatagaaataaatggtAGATATGGGATTGGTCTATAATAAATCAATTCTTCTGGGATAATTGGTTTGATATCTgccagctttttttatttattttttatgaaatacaggttgttgttgtttttttcaggcGTGTCcttaaaaatttgaaaagttaACATTGAGAAGAGGTTCTGAGATTACAGGATGTGTATAGGATCTTGCATACATGCAtttggttttgattattattttgatgtCTTGTGTTGATTTCAATGTATGTAGCTTTGTGCCATTAAACTGGTTAACttgtattttattgtcttttttttcacttcagaCCTAATGGGTTTGAAAAAGGAAACCCAAGAACTGAATAAAATGGAAGAGAATCAGTATGACAAAGATCAGGATTTTATGACTGGAGAACATTCCACACAAAATGAAAAGACTTCCTCACAAAAAAGAGGTCAAAAGACTGAATCTACAAGTTATTTCACCTGCTGTCAATGTGGAAAAACcttcaatcaaaaacaaaaccttgatgtccacatgagaattcacaatggagaaaagcctttcagctgccaacagtgtggaaaaagtttcactcaaaaacaaaaccttaaagtccacatgagggttcacactggagagaagccttatacTTGCACTCAGTGTGGACAGAGTTTTACACATAAAGGAAACCTTAATGCCCACATGAGAGgtcacactggagagagtccTTACACGTGTAGACTGTGTGAGAAGAGCTTCTCACGAAAAGAAAGTCTTAAGACTCACATgcgaattcacactggagagaagccgttcataTGTGGtcagtgcggaaagagtttcAGATGTAAAGAAAACCTTAATTgccacatgaggattcactcaAGAGAGAACAGTTTTATGTGtcatcactgtggaaagagttttccTGACAGGAACCACCTTAGAAATCATGTAACAACTCACattggagagaagcctttcatgtgccatcactgtggaaaAACTTGCACAAACAAAGCAATCCTTGAGATTCACttaagagttcacactggagagaggccttTCACATGCCcccagtgtggaaagagtttcacaaatAAAGGAAACCTTAACATTCACATGaggcttcacactggagagaagcctatCACATGtcttcagtgtggaaagtgtttcacaTACCACACAGACCTGAAACGACATTTGCAAACTCATTCTGGAAAGAAATTGTAGTATTCCTCAATTTTACAAAACTCACCTGCACATTCACTCCCCaagtgaaaaaaagtgcacttccataatgtacttaaagtgtactTGTGTAGTGTACTAGTGAATGATAGTTGggttcaagtgtactacaagtggtaactaaataatttttttttaatacagagatagtatgttaaaagcatattttaattcatatacaTGGTGtctcaaaatagcacagttgagtacacttagatgttcttaaagggttactccatcgcaaaatgaaaattttgtcattattcacttacccccatgtcgttccaaacccgtaaaagctttgttcatcttcagaacacaatttaagatattttggatgaaaacagagaggcttgagactgtcccatagactgccaaataaataacagtgtcaaggtccaggaaagtatgaaaagcatcatcagaatagtccatctgccatcagtgtttcaaccgtaatgttatgaagcgtcgagaatactttttgtacatgaagaaaacaaaaataatgactttattcaagaattcctctactctgtgtctctccaaatcagcctAGCTGAACAGtatgcagatggcgtacgctcttctgtgtcagccgcgctgcgccgatgcgctgtttgctttcaaaccaaagcataaatacacataaaaaaacatatccttatggcgcggctgacacagaagagtgtaagcttcCTGCGTACTGCTTAAAATTGTCAAAATAGCAccatgctgatttggagagacacagaggagaggaattgttgaataaagtcgttgtttttgttttcttcatgtacaaaaagtatgcttttcatactttcctggaccttgacactgttatttatttggcaatttatgggacagtctcaagcctccctgttttcatccaaaatatcttaaattgtgttccgaagacgaacgaagcttttacgggtttggaccaacatgggggtaagtgaataatgacaaaattttcattttgggatggtgTATCCGTTTAAGATTATCTTAAGTactaaataatagtttttattatattaagtacaaaattggTGTGTAAACAGAGCAccttaagtacattatggaatTATTTTCACCTGGTTTTAAAGGAAGACTGTTTtatgttctttgtgtggaaaaTGTTGGCTCAGCGGTTTAAAATGGCACCAGAAAAATATGCATCTGCGATAATTGTTTTGAGGTTTAACTTGTATATTTGATTCAGTTTAATACGTCGGAATCAACACATCTGCTTTAAAAATTccacaatgtaaataaaatacaaatgtaaacaaaggatATAAGCTAAACAAGTTTGTTGCCGccttatatttaaatgctttaactATGGCACTTAAATAGTCTcagaattaatatatttatgaaatattagtaACAACTGCATAAGCTAGGACAGTATAATAAAACACCTATTCTGAACACCACTGTGGCAGCAGTGGAGTCCTTCAGATTCCTGGGCTCTACCATCTCTCTGAACAATCACATTTGACTCAGTTGCCCAGCAGAGGTtatacttccttcaccagctgaggaattTCAAACTACTGATGCAGTTCTACACAGCTGTCATTGATTCTTGCTTCTGCCGTTCTGTAACAGTCTGGATTCGCTCAGCTGtcaaatcagacatcagaaggcCACTTTCGGCTGCTGAGAGAAGTACTGGTGCTGCCCGGAATGCTATACATTCAAATTGAAGAAAAGAGAGCttagaaaatcactctggattcCTCACatcatctttgaacttttgctgTCTGGCTGGCGGTACAGAACATTGAACACTTTAACAGCCAGGCATAAGAAAAGCTATTTACCCTAGGCAATGAACAGTTCATATGGCCTATTGTCCCCACTGTGCAATAAAAACTATGTGCAATATTTCTTATG comes from the Cyprinus carpio isolate SPL01 chromosome B4, ASM1834038v1, whole genome shotgun sequence genome and includes:
- the LOC122134138 gene encoding gastrula zinc finger protein XlCGF7.1-like isoform X1 — encoded protein: MALIKEESEDVKIEEAFRVKHEDIETQTDLMGLKKETQELNKMEENQYDKDQDFMTGEHSTQNEKTSSQKRGQKTESTSYFTCCQCGKTFNQKQNLDVHMRIHNGEKPFSCQQCGKSFTQKQNLKVHMRVHTGEKPYTCTQCGQSFTHKGNLNAHMRGHTGESPYTCRLCEKSFSRKESLKTHMRIHTGEKPFICGQCGKSFRCKENLNCHMRIHSRENSFMCHHCGKSFPDRNHLRNHVTTHIGEKPFMCHHCGKTCTNKAILEIHLRVHTGERPFTCPQCGKSFTNKGNLNIHMRLHTGEKPITCLQCGKCFTYHTDLKRHLQTHSGKKL
- the LOC122134138 gene encoding gastrula zinc finger protein XlCGF7.1-like isoform X2, with translation MGLKKETQELNKMEENQYDKDQDFMTGEHSTQNEKTSSQKRGQKTESTSYFTCCQCGKTFNQKQNLDVHMRIHNGEKPFSCQQCGKSFTQKQNLKVHMRVHTGEKPYTCTQCGQSFTHKGNLNAHMRGHTGESPYTCRLCEKSFSRKESLKTHMRIHTGEKPFICGQCGKSFRCKENLNCHMRIHSRENSFMCHHCGKSFPDRNHLRNHVTTHIGEKPFMCHHCGKTCTNKAILEIHLRVHTGERPFTCPQCGKSFTNKGNLNIHMRLHTGEKPITCLQCGKCFTYHTDLKRHLQTHSGKKL